The following proteins are co-located in the Toxotes jaculatrix isolate fToxJac2 chromosome 9, fToxJac2.pri, whole genome shotgun sequence genome:
- the LOC121187262 gene encoding extracellular calcium-sensing receptor-like translates to MHKPGDVILGGLFEVHYTSVFPELTFTSEPNQLSCQGFDPPGFRHAMTMAFAIDEINKNSNLLPNVTLGYSLYDNCATLVIGFSAALSLASGRDEQFLLRENCLGTPPVVGIVGDSFSTFSIATSDVIGLFRLPMVSYFATCSCLSDRQRFPSFFRTIPSDAFQVRAMIQILKRFGWTWAGLLVSDDDYGLNVARSFQSDLTQSGGGCLAYTEILPWGDNPAELRRIVDVMKKSTARVVIVFAHQIHMIQLMEEVVKQNVTGLQWMASEAWTAAAVLQTPRLMPYLGGTLGIAIRRGEIPGLREFLLQTRPDLHHNDGNSMVRQFWEHTFQCRFAPSPAGWVEAGGTLCTGDEDLENVDTEFLDVSNLRPEYNIYKAVYALAYALDDMLQCEPGRGPFSGHSCASLQKLEPWQIMYYLEKVNFTTPFGDQVSFDENGDALPIYDIMNWLWLPDGRTKVQNVGVVKKSPFRGEELTLHEDKIFWNIDSKQPPRSVCSESCPPGTRMARKKGEPECCFDCIPCSEGKISNETDSMECTSCPEDFWSSPQRDHCVPKKTEFLSYHEPLGICLTTASLLGTFICAAVLGIFIYHRSTPMVSYFATCSCLSDRQRFPSFFRTIPSDAFQVVKKNVTGLQWIASEAWTLVDGLHTPAFMPYLGGTLGIAIRRGKIPGLRDFLLRINPEHHHGNGYENSMVRQFWEHTFQCRFAPAPAGWVEAGGALCTGQEDLENVKSEFLDVSELRPEYNIYKAVYALAYALDDMLQCEPGRGPFSGHSCATLQRLEPWQLMYYLERVNFTTPFGDQVSFDENGDALPIYDIMNWLWLPDGTIKVQTVGEVKRSIFKGEELTLDEGRIFWNLETKEPPKSVCSESCPPGTRMARKKGQPVCCFDCIPCSEGKISNETDSMECTSCPEDFWSSPQHDHCVPKTTEFLSYHEPLGICLTTASLLGTFICAVVLGIFIYHRSTPMVRANNSELSFLLLVSLQLCFLCSLLFIGRPRLWTCQLRHAAFGISFVLCVSCILVKTMVVLAVFKASKPGGGAKLKWFGAVQQRGTVLVLTSVQAAICTAWLVSASPAPHKNTDYHNDKIVYECVVGSTVGFAVLLGYIGLLAILSFLLAFLARNLPDNFNEAKLITFSMLIFCAVWVAFVPAYVNSPGKYADAVEVFAILASSFGLLVALFGPKCYIILLRPERNTKKAIMGRETTKL, encoded by the exons ATGCACAAGCCTGGTGATGTGATTCTGGGTGGGCTGTTTGAAGTCCACTACACCTCTGTCTTCCCCGAGCTGACATTCACCTCAGAGCCAAATCAACTCAGCTGCCAAGG CTTTGACCCTCCAGGGTTCAGACATGCTATGACCATGGCCTTTGCTATTGATGAGATCAACAAAAACTCCAACCTGCTGCCTAATGTGACTCTGGGATACAGTTTGTATGATAACTGTGCCACACTTGTAATTGGATTCAGTGCTGCCTTGTCACTGGCCAGTGGTCGAGACGAGCAGTTTCTGCTTCGGGAGAACTGTTTGGGGACCCCTCCGGTTGTGGGGATTGTGGGTGATTCCTTCTCAACGTTTTCTATTGCAACCTCTGATGTGATAGGTTTATTCAGATTGCCCATG GTGAGTTATTTCGCCACATGTTCCTGCCTGAGTGATCGCCAAAGGTTCCCATCCTTCTTTAGAACAATACCGAGTGATGCTTTCCAG GTGCGTGCCATGATTCAGATTCTGAAACGCTTTGGCTGGACTTGGGCAGGTCTGCTCGtcagtgatgatgattatgGACTCAATGTTGCCCGATCCTTCCAGTCTGACTTGACTCAGTCTGGTGGAGGTTGTCTGGCCTACACGGAGATTTTGCCCTGGGGTGACAACCCAGCTGAACTAAGGAGAATTGTGGATGTGATGAAGAAATCCACAGCTCGTGTGGTCATTGTGTTTGCACATCAGATCCATATGATCCAACTAATGGAagaa GTGGTaaagcagaatgtgacaggCCTGCAGTGGATGGCCAGTGAAGCCtggactgcagctgctgtgctcCAGACCCCTCGTCTCATGCCGTACCTGGGTGGCACACTGGGCATTGCCATCCGTCGAGGAGAAATACCAGGGCTCAGAGAATTCCTGTTACAAACACGTCCAGACCTACACCACAACGATGGGAATAGCATG GTGAGGCAGTTTTGGGAACACACCTTTCAGTGCAGATTTGCTCCATCTCCAGCAGGTTGGGTGGAAGCTGGGGGAACACTGTGCACTGGAGATGAAGACTTAGAGAATGTGGATACTGAGTTTTTGGATGTTTCTAACCTCAGGCCTGAATACAATATTTATAAGGCTGTGTATGCTCTGGCATATGCTCTCGATGACATGCTGCAGTGCGAGCCAGGTAGAGGGCCTTTCAGCGGGCACAGCTGTGCCTCTTTGCAAAAGCTGGAGCCCTGGCAG ATTATGTATTACTTGGAAAAGGTCAACTTCACCACACCCTTTGGTGATCAAGTGTCATTTGATGAGAATGGTGATGCCTTACCAATCTATGATATCATGAACTGGCTGTGGCTCCCTGATGGCAGAACAAAGGTTCAGAATGTGGGGGTTGTTAAGAAGTCTCCCTTCAGAGGTGAAGAACTAACACTTCATGAAGACAAAATCTTCTGGAACATTGACTCCAAACAG CCGCCCCGGTCAGTGTGCAGTGAGAGCTGTCCTCCAGGTACCCGCATGGCCAGAAAGAAGGGGGAACCTGAGTGCTGTTTTGACTGCATCCCTTGTTCTGAGGGAAAGATCAGCAATGAAACAG ACTCCATGGAGTGCACCAGTTGTCCAGAGGATTTCTGGTCCAGTCCCCAGCGTGACCACTGTGTTCCTAAGAAAACAGAGTTCCTCTCCTACCATGAGCCTCTGGGTATCTGTTTGACAACTGCCTCACTGCTGGGCACATTTATCTGTGCTGCTGTCCTGGGCATCTTCATCTATCATCGCAGCACACCCATG GTGAGTTATTTTGCCACATGTTCCTGCCTCAGTGACCGGCAAAGGTTTCCATCTTTCTTCAGAACAATCCCGAGCGATGCTTTCCAG GTGGTGAAGAAGAATGTTACGGGCCTGCAGTGGATTGCCAGTGAAGCTTGGACATTAGTTGATGGACTCCATACCCCAGCTTTCATGCCATACTTGGGTGGCACCCTGGGCATTGCTATCCGTCGTGGAAAGATACCAGGACTCAGGGATTTCCTGCTAAGAATTAATCCTGAGCATCATCACGGCAATGGATATGAAAATAGCATGGTGAGA CAGTTTTGGgaacacacatttcagtgtagatttgctccagctccagcaggtTGGGTGGAGGCTGGGGGAGCATTATGCACTGGACAGGAAGATTTAGAGAATGTGAAGAGTGAGTTCTTGGATGTGTCAGAACTCAGGCCAGAGTACAATATTTACAAGGCTGTGTATGCTCTGGCATATGCCCTTGATGACATGCTGCAGTGTGAGCCAGGTAGAGGGCCTTTCAGCGGGCACAGCTGTGCCACCTTGCAAAGACTGGAGCCCTGGCAG CTTATGTATTACTTGGAAAGGGTTAACTTCACCACCCCATTTGGTGATCAAGTGTCATTTGATGAGAATGGTGATGCCTTACCAATCTATGATATCATGAACTGGCTGTGGCTCCCTGATGGAACAATTAAAGTTCAGACTGTGGGTGAAGTTAAGAGGTCGATTTTCAAAGGTGAAGAACTCACACTTGATGAAGGCAGAATCTTCTGGAACTTGGAAACCAAAGAG CCACCCAAGTCAGTTTGCAGTGAAAGCTGTCCTCCAGGTACCCGCATGGCCAGGAAGAAAGGACAGCCGGTGTGCTGTTTTGACTGCATCCCTTGTTCTGAGGGGAAGATCAGCAATGAAACTG ACTCCATGGAGTGCACCAGTTGTCCAGAAGATTTCTGGTCCAGCCCCCAGCATGACCACTGTGTTCCTAAGACAACAGAGTTCCTCTCCTACCATGAGCCTCTGGGAATCTGTTTGACAACTGCCTCACTGCTGGGCACATTTATCTGTGCTGTTGTCCTGGGCATCTTCATCTATCATCGCAGCACACCCATGGTGCGTGCCAACAATTCAGAACTCAGTTTCCTGCTCTTGGTGTCGCTTCAGTTATGTTTCCTGTGTTCATTGCTGTTTATTGGTCGTCCCAGACTGTGGACATGCCAGCTGAGACATGCAGCATTTGGAATCAGCTTTGTACTTTGTGTCTCATGTATCCTGGTTAAAACCATGGTGGTTCTGGCTGTGTTCAAGGCCTCCAAGCCAGGAGGTGGAGCCAAACTGAAGTGGtttggtgctgtgcagcagagagggacagttCTGGTTCTCACTTCTGTCCAAGCAGCAATCTGCACTGCCTGGCTTGTCTCTGCTTCACCAGCaccacataaaaacacagattacCACAATGACAAGatagtgtatgagtgtgtagtTGGCTCCACAGTTGGTTTTGCAGTGTTACTGGGTTATATTGGTTTACTGGCTATCCTCAGCTTCCTGTTAGCATTTCTAGCAAGGAACCTTCCAGACAACTTCAATGAGGCCAAACTCATAACTTTCAGCATgctgatcttctgtgctgtgtgggtgGCCTTTGTTCCCGCTTATGTAAACTCTCCAGGTAAATATGCAGATGCAGTGGAGGTATTTGCCATCCTGGCCTCCAGTTTTGGCCTCTTGGTGGCACTGTTTGGACCCAAGTGTTACATAATCCTgctgagaccagagagaaacacaaagaaagccatCATGGGCCGAGAAACCACTAAGTTATAA